A genomic window from Plasmodium reichenowi strain SY57 chromosome 6, whole genome shotgun sequence includes:
- a CDS encoding ribonuclease, putative (part of same gene as PRSY57_0614100B~gap found within coding sequence), with amino-acid sequence MNELGTHIVHKKIKRTKKKKNRGEFSYIFFKKEIAKLYEKEKKILMNNQFDDNNNNNVFRENTNISNKGSKSHLVKVVKKVEQNFLPKFINYNKDKIKLCKNFKEVTNNTYDDKMCFKDKQNVEHTILNIPRKFTLLSEDNKNDDKKKPHKREQKNKQKNKKKKKKKNILSSNLSASLSCNDHDEVLKKNLKEEDEKHKLVIELLKIIVTKKKIEHIRKTIFESSMLNFVSTKMVKYIIRKIQKKIDFSTLKVFLVCNVDINCLNNTIVTNRKIEMLVNYIFSKKKIRILESLLINLFKSIPASDQFEKTFKELILTKYEYLLCVSLFSSYLINKEKSSKDADKYEQIYLLVKKLIKLEEFNKGDAHKNETVKNEKVKNELSNDITNNQGIDNHGLKKKXXXXXXXXXXXXXXNNNNNNNNNNNNNNNNDDNYNYYSGLCVDKKNSVLTSSAPNVKVIPNKSNLLSFKNDYVNIPNGINEEDGADNNRKLNCLLKNLNDALKKKDEEIKHLKESMYILQQNMNNLKVQNEIIKKKIDKINISSNDENTNSCLACVKDINIKEEHVNYLPNVEKINYGNMKVKNNEALTNTSSDDTSNKKETFQNKLRNFMRMLKLNDINNINNMNNMNNMNNMDNMNNMNNMNNMDNMDNMNNMNNMDNMNNMNNMNSINKINEDNITNNIQYDVQIQKKADVLFSSLNHHMDKIISMVNINFDMNEQNKETNIQQNDHINDDILIYHKKYLNIPFNNITTHNNNNINSNFNGIIQNGNHVDNMKFQHQPKLINNIEPYNKNNLNSSKVHNTSVTDKCVHDIKNNNLMNDLRFFMNSSFDNMVDGNVINRDGKKITTHYINNNISGNNNNNNNNNNNNNNTDLFIINNNKIDVPLSFHNKEHSPYDDDSLEQPSKIIKKKKNYFEDFMNTFNNNTKESISTDNTKFEKKQKKQKKQTNKQTNKQTNKQKIIYEKDMNQSIKSPRLSKDKSHRTDSNSDSADSVVYNYNLFNAINNLNKQFSNVVKNIHMDQTIVDKQKEQXXXXXXXXXXXXXXXXXXXXXXXXXXXXXXXXXXXXXXXXXXXXXXXXXXXXXXXXXXXXXXXXXXXXXXXXXXXXXXXXXXXXXXXXXXXXXXXXXXXXXXXXXXXXXXXXXXXXXXXXXXXXXXXXXXXXXXXTREKKTKKKQKNEFSLYDEYITQEKAIEGIINKKYIRGILNVRRSDYGFILFDNQKVHIKSKKDMNRALDGDSVVVKIKKSTDEETCGKILYIEEHNGSDIKYVCIFRDKIKNKKYNVAIPFKKNIPLIKVLNEDIIKFMKKYNISDISNQLVYIKIFVWDINDTYPEGKIVEILGQNDIFHNMQNAILLNHNLNFNLKDALEDQYLKDLKNKDTYKQIISEQIKKRTDLTNTCIFTIDPDTARDLDDAINISKISRRKIISCNYYIQIVHNLIAHNGDIEELILKKNISLYKNDHDNNFFENLKKNTCLKDIENVKYGSFLKEKKNKNQKKKKKKKKNMKNKEFKENTLYRIKKKNSFNNIMQSSSFLSDKMNNTSQHNKNNNKFVGQQIMQLKTAKNKCTNVNTNQSRCNDIMNHIINEKKFKTDINSDEYMHNRYNDNNHKRNNKDDNVESVDIDDNVESVDIDDNVESVDIDDNVESVDIDDNVESVDIDDNVENVDIDDNVENVDIDDNVENVDIDDDIDNHVDDDADDFFFTCNKYGDIIQSDTESVLNNIYDFKGAKLNKNVHRNNNSNNKIMKDNNVNVKGIPIKKKNAYTEHFGSLFEDNSRDDAYKEMLTIYSNPNEKKKKNTKDKKHGKDNKNKYDNTHSASETNDDDIFHFISKQDDKSVASKERRKNSKYTQKEKIQDQLEEELIRDLKNVNHIQDTNEKREDIEIEEKNRMLKFEKIFLDNSDYESILKNKKVLNHDETKTIIQKQSHEGNNNKKKKKNNNKKKIKNTDNENKRGTLNYETFFKNEYNKDIGYKYFEDHDLFCEKCKKYININDIINEMKKEEWNKYNLYEVGVHITDVSFFIKENSSLDIDARNRAMTIYLTHTCFPMISKILSEELCSLDPVNNRLCLSIFFYMDSSGKIDHNSFFIKESIINSKVKFSYEEVYFIIRYYVKIKQLINKLKKEKFNHILNYNTYSTLLQNDNDNMKHAQTPNAHNTINQLIKEAKHNENTKDEKDKQERQDIIKKKTSIYRRFLNLHFYKNCNNKERKNSESGNSNAQDNNLNEQNDIFHEQNDIFHEQNDIFHEQNDIISDHIHNSSNRTFPNENNIYTQYKTHCKEAKNKSGDGYICNDFPECKWNDKNDACSNNKSLILNKKEKKKIIISYLLKKEEVKKGIDGLLKIFENLNNMNHKLTYKEMFIIIKHLYDMHKITKGARNIRRKNGSMFFNNDKINFILSNSRSPIGIVRKKYTFSNYMIEELMLSANKLIAIRQYFSKYRDISVFRSHNLNDAIDLNDIMDLLKKSDIHFEFHDIRQIMKFLDEKKKYFKQKKNNIYDIVSAYMKKKMIRAEYHTYKYIKDNNMSTYHYALSFLLYTHFTSPIRRYPDILVHRVIKKIISDEQKLNQNLCTEQEILESTETPDVGILEQICENCNNCKAKSKKAQVDCEIAFFCLYLQKLSCPGYNRGIIMDIYKEKSSIYFKSFSFEN; translated from the exons ATGAACGAATTAGGAACACACATCGTAcataaaaagataaaaaggacaaagaaaaaaaagaacagAGGAGAgttttcttatatttttttcaaaaaagaaatagCTAAGTTGTAtgaaaaagagaaaaaaatattaatgaataatcaatttgatgataataataataataatgtgtttagagaaaatacaaatatatctaataaAGGCTCCAAATCACACCTTGTTAAAGTTGTCAAGAAAGTAGAACAAAATTTTCTTCCgaaatttattaattataataaagataaaattaAACTATGCAAGAATTTTAAGGAGGTTACTAATAACACCtatgatgataaaatgTGTTTTAAGGATAAACAAAATGTAGAACATACCATACTAAATATTCCAAGAAAATTCACATTATTAAGTGaggataataaaaatgatgataaaaagaAACCACATAAACgagaacaaaaaaataaacaaaaaaacaaaaaaaaaaaaaaaaaaaaaaatatattatcatcaaaCTTGTCAGCTTCATTATCTTGTAATGATCATGATGaagttttaaaaaagaactTGAAAGAAGAAGATGAAAAACACAAATTAGTGATTGAactattaaaaattattgtaacaaaaaaaaaaatagaacATATTAGAAAAACCATATTTGAATCCAGTATGCTAAATTTTGTGAGTACAAAAATggttaaatatattataaggaaaatacaaaaaaaaatagattTCAGTACTTTAAAAGTATTCTTAGTATGTAATGTGGATATAAATTGTTTAAATAATACTATCGTTACTAATAGAAAAATAGAAATGTTagtaaattatattttttcaaaaaaaaaaatcagAATTCTTGAATCCTTGTTAATAAATCTATTCAAATCGATTCCAGCAAGTGATCAATTTGAAAAAACCTTCAAAGAATTAATTCTAACGAAATATGAGTACCTTTTATGTGTCTCcttattttcttcatatttaataaacaaagaaaaaagtaGTAAAGACGCTGATAAATATGAGcagatatatttattggTAAAAAAGTTAATCAAGTTAGAGGAATTTAACAAAGGGGATGCTCACAAAAATGAAACGgtaaaaaatgaaaaggtaaaaaatgaactaagtaatgatataacaaataaCCAAGGTATAGATAATCACggtttaaaaaaaaaaaNNNNNNNNNNNNNNNNNNNNNNNNNNNNNNNNNNNNNNNataataataataataataataataacaataataacaacaataataataatgatgataattataattattacaGTGGTCTTTGTgtagataaaaaaaatagtgTATTAACATCAAGCGCACCCAACGTCAAAGTGATTCCTAATAAATCCAACCTTCTTTCGTTTAAAAACGATTACGTAAATATACCAAATGGAATAAACGAAGAAGATGGTGCAGATAATAATAGGAAGCTTAATTGTCTCTtgaaaaatttaaatgatgccttaaaaaaaaaagatgaagaaataaaacatttaaaaGAATCAATGTATATCCTACAACagaatatgaataatttaaaagtacaaaatgaaattataaaaaaaaaaattgataaaataaatatttcgTCAAATGACGAGAATACAAATTCGTGTTTAGCATGTgttaaagatataaatataaaagagGAACATGTGAATTATTTACCAAACGTcgaaaaaataaattatggAAATATGAAAGtgaaaaataatgaagCCTTGACAAATACAAGTAGTGATGATACATCGAATAAAAAGGAAACGTTTCAAAACAAATTAAGAAATTTTATGAGAATGTTAAAATtgaatgatataaataatataaacaatatgaacaatatgaacaatatgaacaatatggacaatatgaacaatatgaacaatatgaacaatatgGACAATATGGacaatatgaacaatatgaacaatatggacaatatgaacaatatgaacaatatgaacagtataaataaaataaacgaggataatattacaaataatatacaatatGATGTACAAATTCAAAAAAAGGCTGATGTATTATTCTCATCATTAAATCATCACATGgataaaataatttctatggtaaacataaattttgatatgaatgaacaaaataaagaaaCTAATATTCAACAAAATGATCATattaatgatgatatattaatatatcacaaaaaatatttgaatattccttttaataatattaccacacacaataataataatatcaatTCAAATTTTAATGGTATAATTCAAAATGGGAACCACGTGGATAATATGAAATTTCAACATCAACCcaaattaattaataatatcgaaccatataataaaaacaatttGAATTCTTCAAAAGTTCACAATACTTCTGTTACAGACAAATGTGTTcatgatataaaaaataataatcttATGAACGACTTAAGGTTTTTTATGAATTCATCATTCGATAACATGGTTGATGGGAATGTAATAAATCGAgatggaaaaaaaataacaactcattatattaacaataatatatcaggaaataacaacaacaacaataataataataataataataataatactgatttgtttataataaataataataaaattgatGTACCTTTAAGTTTCCATAATAAAGAACATTCTCCTTATGATGATGACTCTTTAGAGCAACCCTCCAAAattattaagaaaaaaaaaaattattttgaGGATTTTATGAACACCTTTAATAATAACACAAAAGAATCTATTAGTACAGATAATACaaaatttgaaaaaaaacaaaaaaaacaaaaaaaacaaacaaacaaacaaacaaacaaacaaacaaacaaacaaaaaattatttatgaaaaagatATGAACCAATCTATCAAAAGTCCAAGGCTATCAAAAGATAAAAGCCATCGTACTGATTCAAATTCAGATAGTGCTGATAGTGTtgtttataattataatttatttaacGCTATCAATAATTTGAATAAACAATTTTCAAACGTTGTTAAAAATATCCACATGGATCAAACCATCGTAGATAAACAAAAAGAACAAATNNNNNNNNNNNNNNNNNNNNNNNNNNNNNNNNNNNNNNNNNNNNNNNNNNNNNNNNNNNNNNNNNNNNNNNNNNNNNNNNNNNNNNNNNNNNNNNNNNNNNNNNNNNNNNNNNNNNNNNNNNNNNNNNNNNNNNNNNNNNNNNNNNNNNNNNNNNNNNNNNNNNNNNNNNNNNNNNNNNNNNNNNNNNNNNNNNNNNNNNNNNNNNNNNNNNNNNNNNNNNNNNNNNNNNNNNNNNNNNNNNNNNNNNNNNNNNNNNNNNNNNNNNNNNNNNNNNNNNNNNNNNNNNNNNNNNNNNNNNNNNNNNNNNNNNNNNNNNNNNNNNNNNNNNNNNNNNNNNNNNNNNNNNNNNNNNNNNNNNNNNNNNNNNNNNNNNNNNNNNNNNNNNNNNNNNNNNNNNNNNGAACAcgtgaaaaaaaaacaaaaaaaaaacaaaaaaatgaattcagtttatatgatgaatatataaCTCAAGAGAAGGCAATAGAAggaataataaataaaaagtacATAAGG gGTATACTTAATGTTAGAAGAAGCGACTATGGATTCATTCTTTTTGATAACCAGAAGGTTCATATAAAAAGCAAGAAGGATATGAATAGAGCATTAGATGGAGATTCTGTTGTTGtcaaaataaagaaaagtACAGATGAAGAAACATGTgggaaaatattatatattgaagAACATAATGGTTCcgatataaaatatgtttgTATCTTTCGAGATAAgataaagaataaaaaatataatgttgCAATAccatttaaaaaaaacataccattaataaaagtattaaatgaagatattataaaatttatgaagaaatataatatatccGATATATCTAACCAATTagtttatataaaaatatttgtgTGGGATATTAATGACACATATCCAGAAGGGAAAATTGTTGAAATTCTTGGacaaaatgatatatttcataatatGCAAAATGCTATTTTATTAAACCATAATTTgaattttaatttaaaagatgCTCTAGAAGAtcaatatttaaaagatcttaaaaataaagatacttataaacaaataatttctgaacaaataaaaaaaagaactGATCTAACAAATACTTGTATTTTTACAATAGATCCAGATACAGCAAGAGATTTAGATGATGCTATAAATATTAGTAAAATTAGCAGgagaaaaattattagtTGTAATTATTACATTCAAATTGTTCATAATTTAATAGCTCATAATGGAGATATTGAAGAATtgattttaaaaaaaaatatttctttatataaaaatgatcatgataataatttttttgaaaatctcaaaaaaaatacatgtCTCAAGGATATAGAAAATGTTAAATATGGTTCCTTCTtgaaggaaaaaaaaaataaaaatcaaaaaaaaaaaaaaaaaaaaaaaaaaaatatgaaaaataaagaattcAAAGAAAATACCCTATATaggataaaaaaaaaaaactccttcaataatattatgCAATCATCCTCTTTCTTATCAGACAAAATGAACAATACTTCacaacataataaaaataataacaagTTCGTAGGTCAGCAAATTATGCAATTGAAAACAgcaaaaaataaatgtacaAATGTAAACACAAATCAGTCTAGATGTAACGATATAATGaatcatataattaatgaaaaaaaatttaaaacGGATATAAATAGTGATGAATATATGCACAACAGgtataatgataataacCATAAGAGAAATAATAAGGATGACAATGTTGAAAGTGTAGATATAGATGACAATGTTGAAAGTGTAGATATAGATGACAATGTTGAAAGTGTAGATATAGATGACAATGTTGAAAGTGTAGATATAGATGACAATGTTGAAAGTGTAGATATAGATGACAATGTTGAAAATGTAGATATAGATGACAATGTTGAAAATGTAGATATAGATGACAATGTTGAAAATGTAGATATAGATGACGATATAGATAACCATGTTGATGACGATGCAGATGATTTCTTTTTCACATGTAACAAATATGGTGACATAATACAGTCAGACACAGAAAGtgtattaaataatatatatgattttaaAGGGGCAAAACTAAACAAAAACGTACatagaaataataacagcaataataaaattatgaagGATAATAATGTTAATGTAAAGGGAATACccattaaaaaaaaaaatgcaTACACTGAACATTTCGGTAGCCTCTTTGAAGATAATTCAAGGGATGATGCTTACAAAGAAATGCTAACCATATACAGTAATccaaatgaaaaaaaaaagaaaaatacaAAGGACAAGAAACATGgaaaagataataaaaataaatatgacAATACTCATAGCGCGTCTGAAACGAACGATGACGATATCTTCCATTTTATTTCAAAACAAGATGATAAAAGTGTTGCAAGTAAAGAAAGACGCAAAAATTCCAAGTATAcacaaaaagaaaaaatacaaGATCAGCTAGAAGAAGAATTAATTCGAGacttaaaaaatgttaacCATATTCAAGATACAAATGAGAAAAGAGAAGATATAGaaatagaagaaaaaaatcGAATGTTGAAgtttgaaaaaatatttttagaTAATAGTGATTATGAATCtattttaaagaataaaaaagtattaAACCATGACGAAACGAAAACAATAATACAAAAACAATCACATGaaggaaataataataagaaaaaaaaaaaaaataataataagaaaaaaataaagaacactgataatgaaaataaaagaggaacattaaattatgaaacattctttaaaaatgaatacaataaagatattggatataaatattttgaagatcatgatttattttgtgagaaatgtaaaaaatatataaatataaatgatattataaatgaaatgaaaaaagaagaatggaataaatataatttatatgaagTTGGTGTACATATAACGGATgtatctttttttattaaagaaaattcTTCTCTAGATATTGATGCACGTAATAGAGCAATGACTATTTATTTAACTCATACATGTTTTCCAATGATATCCAAAATTTTAAGTGAAGAATTATGTAGCTTAGATCCAGTAAATAATCGCTTGTGCTTATccattttcttttatatgGATAGCTCAGGGAAAATCGATCATAActccttttttattaaagaaAGTATTATAAATAGTAAAGTTAAATTTTCCTACGAAGAAGTCTATTTTATCATACGATActatgtaaaaataaaacaattaattaacaaattgaaaaaagaaaaatttaatCATATACTAAATTATAACACATATAGTACATTATTacaaaatgataatgaCAATATGAAACATGCTCAAACGCCCAATGCGCACAATACTATTAATCAACTAATAAAAGAAGCAAAACATAACGAAAATACAAAGGATGAAAAAGACAAACAAGAAAGACAAGATATTATTAAGAAAAAGACTAGTATTTATAGACGATTCTTAAATTTgcatttttataaaaattgtaataataaggaAAGGAAAAATTCTGAAAGTGGGAATTCGAATGCTcaagataataatttgaatgaacaaaatgataTTTTCCATGAACAGAATGATATTTTCCatgaacaaaatgataTTTTCCATGAACAGaatgatattatttctGACCATATACATAATTCATCCAATCGTACATTTCCCAACgaaaacaatatatatacacaatACAAAACACATTGTAAGGAGGCAAAGAACAAATCAGGAGATGgatatatatgtaatgaTTTTCCCGAATGCAAGTGGAATGATAAGAACGATGCATgtagtaataataagtctttaattttgaataagaaagaaaaaaaaaaaataataatttcttatttgttaaaaaaagaGGAGGTGAAGAAAGGTATAGATGGattattgaaaatatttgagaatttgaataatatgaatcataaattaacatataaagaaatgtttattataataaaacatttatatgatatgcataaaataacaaaagGAGCTCGGAATattagaagaaaaaatggTTCCAtgttttttaataatgacaagataaattttatattatcaaatTCTCGAAGTCCGATAGGAATAGTACGTAAGAAGTATACTTTTtcaaattatatgataGAAGAATTAATGTTAAGTGCAAATAAGCTTATAGCTATTCGTCAATATTTTAGTAAGTACAGGGACATATCAGTATTTCGATCGcataatttaaatgatgCAATTGatttaaatgatataatggatttattaaaaaaaagtgaCATTCATTTTGAATTTCATGACATACGGCAAATTATGAAATTCTTGGAtgagaagaaaaaatactttaaacaaaagaaaaataatatatatgatattgTATCAGcatatatgaaaaaaaaaatgataagaGCAGAGtatcatacatataaatatataaaggataataatatgagtACATATCATTATGCACTTTCCTTTTTGTTGTATACTCACTTTACATCTCCTATAAGAAGATATCCGGATATATTAGTTCATCGAGtaatcaaaaaaattatatctGATGAGCAAAAATTAAATCAAAATTTATGTACAGAGCAGGAAATATTGGAGAGCACAGAAACGCCTGATGTG GGAATACTTGAACAAATTTGTGaaaattgtaataattGCAAAGCAAAATCGAAGAAAGCTCAAGTGGACTGTGAAATT gCGTTTTTCTGTTTGTATTTACAAAAACTGTCGTGTCCCGGATATAATAGAG GAATAATTATGGACATATACAAGGAAAAGTCCTCCATATATTTCAaatctttttcttttgaaaat
- a CDS encoding cdc2-related protein kinase 5 — translation MFGITLTKCKIYFNNIYSTVSLEEKLGGGTYGDVYKGKVIKYNNNNNNNDLYQNTNYLPYDYYTDEFVFFRKNVYAIKFFRDDLRTINEEGISCTTLRELSCLKNIGRHPNILRLIDVTIDRQKLISEYINRQILQHYTSNYHHHHHSKLDITPLSADQKFIFAAYEYCDGGDLKKLIQKTKISDDQAGLNLKEAKWLSFQLLNGLAYLHNNKMCHRDLKPENVMLQETSNHKYLLKIGDLGLCRELKNDGDMTPTVCTIYYRPLEVLLSKFELSNKHHHNNKSHVNHRRDNDDDEDDDDDEEEDDDVEVHDGNKTSSNINNNKNNSHINYNNHNWSRRKNKMKKKKKKKKKKEKDDDYYNKDFQYGLNVDIWSAACIICELIIGRPLFKGVTEFDLIIRIVNSLGKPNKDELEFFSNSRFYPLKEDFFNVHIKNKKDALNVITNGRIDELGIDLLVKMLKYNPNDRITAADALSHPWFSDIRFDNLDGIGVYNWYVHCLKYYIGIKTFREIEQKKKNLLTTTMISHFLCKSNDKYAKVIFKLINDTFKNLGGYKKSGRRSFAIFSDKYAHDEKNTNGFIKRASIKVLNDMKEKNVKETKEEFSFYDESTTYMTPPTSVKRRKFNRSSYHAINPEHSYEFTNKMRMKRNLSIPDFSTPDKSIQKQKKIKAATTTNKASLLEFSHF, via the coding sequence atgtttgGAATTACATTAACAAAGTGCAAAATATACttcaataatatatattcgACTGTATCTCTTGAAGAAAAATTAGGGGGGGGCACCTATGGTGACGTGTACAAAGGGaaagtaataaaatataataataataataataataatgatttataccaaaatacaaattatttaccttatgattattatactgatgaatttgttttttttcgtaaaaatgtttatgcaataaaattttttcgAGACGATTTAAGGACCATAAATGAAGAAGGTATAAGTTGTACGACATTAAGAGAATTAAGTTGTTTAAAGAATATTGGGAGGCATCCCAATATCCTTCGTTTAATAGATGTTACTATAGATAGACAGAAACTTATAagtgaatatataaatagaCAGATATTACAACATTATACATCaaattatcatcatcatcatcatagTAAATTAGATATCACACCGTTATCAGCTGATCagaaatttatttttgcTGCATATGAATATTGTGATGGTGGGGATTTAAAAAAGCTTATacaaaaaacaaaaattagTGATGACCAAGCGGGACTTAATTTGAAAGAAGCCAAGTGGTTATCCTTCCAACTATTAAATGGATTAGcttatttacataataataaaatgtgtCATAGAGATTTGAAACCTGAGAATGTTATGTTACAAGAGACATCTAATCATAAGTATCTTTTAAAGATTGGAGATTTGGGTTTATGCAGAGAATTAAAAAACGATGGCGACATGACACCTACTGTGTGTACAATATATTACCGACCTTTGGAAGTGTTGCTTTCTAAATTTGAATTATCTAATAAGcatcatcataataataaaagtcACGTAAATCATAGAAGGGATAAcgatgatgatgaagatgatgatgatgatgaagaagaagatGACGATGTAGAAGTACATGATGGTAATAAAACTAGtagtaatattaataacaataaaaataatagtcacattaattataataaccATAATTGGAGTCGTcgtaaaaataaaatgaaaaaaaaaaaaaaaaagaaaaaaaaaaaagagaaagatgatgattattataataaagattTTCAATATGGTTTAAATGTTGATATATGGTCAGCTGCATGCATTATATGTGAACTTATTATTGGGAGACCTCTTTTTAAAGGAGTCACAGAATTTGATTTGATTATAAGGATTGTTAATTCTTTAGGCAAGCCTAATAAAGATGAGCTAGAATTTTTTAGTAATTCTCGTTTTTATCCTTTAAAAGAGgatttttttaatgttcatataaaaaataaaaaggatgCCTTAAACGTTATTACGAACGGACGAATAGATGAGTTAGGTATTGATTTGCTTGTTAAGATGTTGAAATATAATCCGAATGATCGTATTACTGCAGCTGATGCTTTATCACATCCATGGTTTTCAGATATAAGATTTGATAACTTAGATGGTATAGGTGTTTATAATTGGTATGTACATtgtttaaaatattatattggTATTAAAACATTTAGAGAAAttgaacaaaaaaaaaagaatttacTTACGACAACAATGATTTCccattttttatgtaaGTCGAATGATAAGTATGCTAAGGTTATTTTTAAGTTAATTAATGATACGTTTAAAAATTTAGGaggatataaaaaaagtgGACGCAGATCTTTTGCTATTTTTTCAGATAAATATGCTCATGATGAAAAGAACACAAATggatttattaaaagagCAAGTATTAAAGTCTTAAATGatatgaaagaaaaaaatgttaaagaaacaaaagaagagttttctttttatgaTGAAAGTACAACTTATATGACACCACCAACATCTgttaaaagaagaaaattcAATAGATCAAGTTATCATGCTATTAACCCAGAACATTCATATGAatttacaaataaaatgaGAATGAAAAGAAATCTATCCATTCCAGATTTTTCAACACCAGATAAAAGTAtacaaaaacaaaaaaagataaaagCTGCTACCACAACGAATAAAGCAAGTCTTCTAGAATTTTCTCATTTTtaa